In one window of Miscanthus floridulus cultivar M001 chromosome 12, ASM1932011v1, whole genome shotgun sequence DNA:
- the LOC136496017 gene encoding aluminum-activated malate transporter 10-like: MEMAAAAKGPSAPEWRVTVPEGASVAVEHEACQAARAWAWLVSCVLTLRDRVLGFGQRVWRIGADDPRRAVHGLKVGLALTLVSVFYYSRPLYDGVGGAAMWAVLTVVVVFEYTVGGCVYKGFNRAFATASAGVIALGVHWIASKSDDKFQPFIRSGSVFVLAAMATFSRFIPTVKARFDYGVTIFILTYSLVAVSGYRVDALVAMAQQRVCTIAIGVSMCVAICALICPVWAGQELHRATVRNMDKLADAVEACVEGYFAAAADGEEANSMEKAAEGYKCVLNSKASEDSQANLARWEPAHGRFAFRHPYGQYRNVGAAMRHCAYCVEALRGCIRSAEIQAAAAAAAAAAPCHARRHLAGACARVAARCATALRAASSSVDTMTTSRGLDLAVVEMNAAVEDLQADLRALPSRLLLAEATTTAGSAAAEPAAPMVGAAQLFTITSLLIEVSLRIEGVVDAVDTLANLANFESAGDENEKPAKNVIKESEGNGTMKTA; the protein is encoded by the exons AtggagatggcggcggcggcgaaggggCCTAGTGCCCCGGAGTGGCGGGTGACGGTGCCGGAGGGCGCCTCGGTGGCGGTGGAGCACGAGGCCTGCCAGGccgcgcgggcgtgggcgtggcTGGTCTCGTGCGTCCTCACGCTCAGGGACAGGGTGCTTGGGTTCGGCCAGCGTGTCTGGAGGATCGGCGCCGACGACCCCAGGAGGGCGGTGCACGGCCTCAAGGTCGGCCTCGCCCTCACGCTGGTCTCCGTGTTCTACTACAGCAGGCCCCTCTACGACGGCGTCGGCGGCGCGGCCATGTGGGCCGTCCTCACGGTCGTCGTCGTCTTCGAGTACACTGTCG GCGGCTGTGTGTACAAGGGGTTCAACCGAGCCTTCGCCACGGCCAGTGCCGGTGTGATCGCGCTTGGCGTGCATTGGATCGCCAGCAAGTCTGATGACAAGTTTCAGCCGTTCATCAGAAGTGGCTCAGTTTTTGTGCTTG CTGCGATGGCGACGTTCTCGCGCTTCATCCCGACGGTGAAGGCGCGGTTCGACTACGGCGTCACCATATTCATCCTGACCTACAGCCTGGTGGCGGTGTCGGGCTACCGCGTGGACGCGCTCGTGGCGATGGCGCAGCAGCGGGTGTGCACCATCGCCATCGGCGTCTCCATGTGCGTCGCGATCTGCGCGCTCATCTGCCCCGTGTGGGCCGGCCAGGAGCTGCACCGCGCCACCGTGCGCAACATGGACAAGCTCGCGGACGCCGTCGAGGCCTGCGTCGAGGGCtacttcgccgccgccgccgacggggAGGAGGCGAACTCCATGGAGAAGGCGGCGGAGGGGTACAAGTGCGTGCTCAACTCCAAGGCGTCCGAGGACTCGCAGGCCAACCTGGCGCGGTGGGAGCCCGCGCACGGCAGGTTCGCCTTCCGCCACCCGTACGGCCAGTACAGGAACGTCGGCGCCGCCATGCGCCACTGCGCCTACTGCGTGGAGGCCCTGCGCGGATGCATCCGCTCGGCGGAGatacaggcggcggcggcggcggcggcagcggcggcgccctGTCACGCCAGGCGGCACCTGGCCGGCGCGTGCGCGCGGGTGGCGGCGCGGTGCGCGACGGCGCTCAGGGCGGCGTCGAGCTCCGTCGACACGATGACGACGTCGCGGGGCCTGGACTTGGCCGTGGTGGAGATGAACGCCGCCGTGGAGGACCTGCAGGCCGACCTGAGGGCGCTCCCGTCCAGGCTGCTGCTTGCCGAGGCAACGACGACGGCagggtcggcggcggcggagcccgCGGCGCCGATGGTGGGCGCGGCGCAGCTGTTCACGATCACCTCGCTGCTGATAGAGGTGTCCCTGAGGATCGAGGGCGTCGTGGACGCCGTCGACACGCTGGCGAACCTCGCCAACTTCGAGTCAGCAGGCGACGAAAACGAAAAGCCCGCGAAAAACGTGATCAAAGAGTCGGAAGGGAATGGAACGATGAAGACGGCCTAA